The genomic stretch GGGAGATGTCGCGCAGGTAGCGGAAGTAGTCCGAACCGGAACCAAGCATGAAGGTGGTGTCGGGTCCCAGCGCTCGCCCATAACTCTCGAGCGTCCGCAGGAATGCGTAGAATTCCGGATCGGCACCGAAGGCTTCGCTGTAGATGCGTGTGGCGTCGGCGTCGGCCTTGCCTCGGATGACTTCCGCCTGCCGGCGTGCTTCGGAATTGATCTCGGCCAACTGCTTCTGCGTGTCGCCGTCGATCTCGGCGGCGCGCCCTTGACCCTCGGCCCGGAACTGCTCGGCGATCCGTTGGCGCTCCGCGACCATGCGCTCGAAAACGCGCTGCTGCACGGCTTCGACGTAGTCGACACGCTTGATGCGGATGTCGACCAGTTCGATACCGTACTCGGGCATGGCTTTCTGCGCTTGTTCGAGAATCGAGCGGACCAGCTCCTCGCGTCCGGTTTGGACGGATTGCAGAAGGATCTTCTCGTCTTCCTGGCCTGCGACTTGCGCGCGCTCGAGATCCTTCACGTCCACCTTCCAATCCTTCGAACGCACGATTTCGACGAGGTCCGTGGCGGAGATGTGGTCGCGCACCACGGAGTCGAGGATGTCGTTGAGGCGCAGGGTCGCACCCTCGATGTTCTGCACGCGTTGGAGAAACACGAGCGGATCGACGATCCGCCAACGCGCAGTCGTGTCGACCGAGATGAATTGCTCGCCGCGCGTCGGGATCTGGTTCGGATCGCCGTCCCACGAGATGAGCCGTTTGTCGAAACGGCGGACGTCTTGCACGAACGGCATCTTGAAATGGAGACCCGGCTCGGTGATCGGGTCGCCGACGGGTTTGCCGAGCTGGACGACGATCGCCTGCTCGGCTTCGTCGATCGTGAACATCGACGCACGCAAAACGACGACTGCTCCGACGACGAGCAGCACGAGGGAGACGAGAGCGGCTCCAGAGCGGTTCATCGACGCACCTCCTGCTGCGGCAGTGCAGCGCCACCACCGAGGTTGAGCAACGGCAGGGCAGCGTTTCCACCTTCCTCCATTACGTAAATGTGTCCGGCCTTGGGCAGGACGGTGTCGATCATTTCCAAGTACATGCGTCTGCGGGTCACTTCGGGAGAATTCTTGTATTCGTTCAGAATGGCGGTGAAGCGCTCCGCCTCGCCACGAGCCGCATTGATGCGCTCGGCGGCGTAGCCTTGGGCTTCCGCGATGATTTGGCGTGCTTGGCCCTCGGCGCGCGGGATCACTTGGTTGCGGCGTTTTTCGGCCTCGTTGATGAGGCGTTCGCGCTCCTGCTCGGCTTGGTTGACCTCGTTGAAGGCCGGCTTCACCGGCTCGGGCGGGGTGACGTCCTGCAATTCGATCGTGTTGATGCGTACGCCCAGATCGAAGCTGTCGAGGATGTCCTGCAGTTCGGCTTTTGCGGCCATAGCGACCTGAACGCGCTTTTCGGTCAGCACGTCGCTGCCGAGACTGTTGCCGACGATGCGGCGCATGACGGCTTCGCCCGTGTCGCGCAACGTGCCCTGCGGATCCACCGCGCGGTGGAGGTATTTCCCGGGATCGACGATCCGGTACTGCACCACCCACTCGACGTCGATCACCTTGAGGTCTCCGGTCAGCATGAGCGACTCGCCGCGGGTCGTGGCGTCTTTGCGGTATTGAGTGCGCTGGTTCCCGGGAGAGGCGGAGCGGAACCCGAACTCCTCCTTCAAGACACGTGCCGTCGGCACCGCTCGCGCCGTATCGATACCGAACGGGAGCTTGAAGTGCGGCCCCGGTTCCTTGATCGCGATGACGCGTCCAAAGCGCTTCACCACGGCCTGCTCTTCGGGTTGGACCGTGTAGTAGCTCGAGAAGGCCGCAGCGGCGATCACGCCGATGATCCCCAGCAGCCAAAACTGCTTGAGCAGCGGCTTGAGCTGCCGCAGGTCGGGCATGCCGTCCATGCCGGAAAACGGTGGTTGTTGTCGTGACATCAGTTCCTCGGGGTTGGGTTTACTCGCAGGTGCATAGAGAGCGCGGAAAGTAGCAGCGTTGGAGCGACTCGGGAAGGGAAAGCGGCGGAATGCACGACGATTGCCGCTCGCCCACGTGCGCACCCGAGCGCATCGTCGGCCGATGCCGACCGAAACCGCCGTCGCGATCCGGCGCGCCTTGACCGCCAGAACATCATTGATCGATCCCGATCACCGATCGGCCTTCCGTTTGTTCAACGGCTTCCTCGAAGGCGACTCGACGCTGGCCGTGGACGTCTACGCGAGCACCTGCGTCGTCCACGATTACTCCGATCCACCGCGTCCCGAGCGCCCGGCGGTGGCGGAAGCGATCGCACTCGTACGCGAGGCGCTGCCGTGGATCCAGACGATCGTCCTCAAAACGAGAAACAGCCCCGACGCGGACGCGCGGCGCGGTGCCATCGTGTTTGGAGGCTCGCCCGACGAGAGTGTCGTCGAACACGGCGTCGTCTACGCCGTGGACCCGCTGCTGAACCGGGACGCCGGCCTGTATCTGGACACGCGAGAACTCCGTCGGTGGGCGGTCTCCCACCTCCGCGGCAGGACAGTGCTCAACACATTTGCCTACACCGGCAGTCTGGGAGTCGCGGCCGCAGTAGGTGGTGCCTCACACGTAGTGCAGCTCGATCTCAACCGCAGGTTCATGGCCTTCGCCGAACGCTCGGCCGCGCTCAACGGACTGGATCCTTCCGCGATGACGCTCTTGACGGGGGATTTCTTCCCGTCCGTGGCCCGGCTCAAGCGGGCGGGCCGTACGTTCGACTGCGTGTTTCTCGATCCTCCCTTCTTCGCGTCCAGTGCACGGGGCGTCGTGGATCTCGAGGGCGGCAGCACACGCTTGATCAACAAGGTACGCCCACTCGTCGCGGATGGAGGCCGGCTGGTCGTGGTCAACAACGCTCTCTTCGTCTCCGGCCGCGACTTCCACGTCGAACTGGAGGCTCTCTGTCGCGACGGTTACCTTGCGATCGAGGCACTCGTGCCCGCCCCGTCCGACTTCGTCGGCTACGAGGATACCCGTGCGGGCACGCCCGTGACGGACCCGGCTCCATTCAACCACTCGACCAAGATCGCGATCCTGAGGGTGCGTCGCAAAGCGTCGAACTGACGCGCCCAGTCGCCCACAATCAGCTTACGAAAAAGGCCGGACTCGAAAGTCCGGCCTCGAAAGGAACCGTGAGCGGTTCGCGTCGCGCAACAGCGATCAGTAGCGGCGACCGCCACCACCGCCGCCGTAGCCGCCACCACCGCCGCCGCCGCCGTAGCCACCGCCGCCACCGCCGCGACGGCCACCGCCGCCACCGCCGAAGCTACGACCACCACCGCCGCCGCCGCCGAAACCACGACCGCCGCCGCCACCCGAAGACTCCTTCGGACGCGCTTCGTTGACCGTCAGGGCGCGACCGCCGAGGTCCTTGCCGTTGAGGCCTTCGATCGCGGCTTGCGCCTCTTCGGGCGTGCCCATGGTCACGAAAGCGAAGCCGCGCGGACGGCCGGTCATCTGGTCCATGGCGACGTAGACGTCGGTCACGGCACCGTAGTTCTCGAAAGCGGCACGGATATCACCCTCTGCGAGATTGAACGAGAGGTTGCCCACGTAGAGCTTGGAGTTTGCCATTTTGGTGAGTTCGTCGATCCCCGCTATCGGCAGCCTGTTCCCGGAACTCGGGTTTCAAATCGGCACCGGGGACTGTTCCCACGCGTGACGACCCACCAGCATCTGGCACTTAACGTATCTCAAACGAAGCGCGACAAGGGGGACCCTCTTTCGTCTCGGGAGCGAGCCAAATCGCACGTGATTCCGAAAACGTCCCCGGGAAACAGCTCCGGTGCGTTGCGCACGCATTGTTCTCCGTCAGCGTTTTGCGTCACGCGGTATGCCTGTCCCACGGCGAACTCGAACCGCGGTCG from Opitutales bacterium ASA1 encodes the following:
- the hflK_2 gene encoding FtsH protease activity modulator HflK, producing MDGMPDLRQLKPLLKQFWLLGIIGVIAAAAFSSYYTVQPEEQAVVKRFGRVIAIKEPGPHFKLPFGIDTARAVPTARVLKEEFGFRSASPGNQRTQYRKDATTRGESLMLTGDLKVIDVEWVVQYRIVDPGKYLHRAVDPQGTLRDTGEAVMRRIVGNSLGSDVLTEKRVQVAMAAKAELQDILDSFDLGVRINTIELQDVTPPEPVKPAFNEVNQAEQERERLINEAEKRRNQVIPRAEGQARQIIAEAQGYAAERINAARGEAERFTAILNEYKNSPEVTRRRMYLEMIDTVLPKAGHIYVMEEGGNAALPLLNLGGGAALPQQEVRR
- the hflC gene encoding protease modulator HflC, which produces MNRSGAALVSLVLLVVGAVVVLRASMFTIDEAEQAIVVQLGKPVGDPITEPGLHFKMPFVQDVRRFDKRLISWDGDPNQIPTRGEQFISVDTTARWRIVDPLVFLQRVQNIEGATLRLNDILDSVVRDHISATDLVEIVRSKDWKVDVKDLERAQVAGQEDEKILLQSVQTGREELVRSILEQAQKAMPEYGIELVDIRIKRVDYVEAVQQRVFERMVAERQRIAEQFRAEGQGRAAEIDGDTQKQLAEINSEARRQAEVIRGKADADATRIYSEAFGADPEFYAFLRTLESYGRALGPDTTFMLGSGSDYFRYLRDISPPAK